Proteins from a genomic interval of Ramlibacter algicola:
- a CDS encoding DUF7673 family protein codes for MSQADRKRRHQARLARIEQVQVVAGHAGRGRVDHEATLLERARMLDEELAAHQATEAGLAAFDRLLKVVELRGTARTPEVTELLDALWNRHPLPLAVLRGVEPRVADDMLALLDAFRWSRVDLVTEVTGGPRRVAKVLAAAPPQLESVVRVAR; via the coding sequence ATGTCGCAAGCCGATCGCAAGCGTCGCCACCAGGCCAGGCTGGCACGGATCGAGCAAGTGCAGGTGGTCGCGGGCCACGCGGGCCGCGGGCGCGTGGACCACGAGGCCACCCTGCTGGAACGCGCGCGCATGCTCGACGAGGAACTCGCGGCGCACCAGGCCACCGAGGCCGGGCTCGCCGCCTTCGACCGCCTGCTGAAGGTGGTCGAACTGCGCGGCACCGCGCGCACGCCCGAAGTCACCGAACTGCTCGACGCGTTGTGGAACCGGCATCCGCTGCCGCTGGCGGTGCTGCGCGGCGTGGAGCCGCGCGTGGCCGACGACATGCTGGCGCTGCTGGATGCGTTCCGCTGGTCGCGCGTGGACCTGGTCACCGAAGTCACCGGCGGGCCGCGGCGCGTGGCCAAGGTGCTGGCCGCCGCCCCGCCGCAGCTCGAGAGCGTGGTGCGCGTCGCGCGCTGA
- a CDS encoding DUF2970 domain-containing protein, with protein MNVFRQVKTVLWGFFGVAPRDARGQHEKTNPFVLIGVALVAVLVFLGTLAFIVHQVAKP; from the coding sequence GTGAACGTGTTCCGCCAGGTCAAGACCGTGCTGTGGGGCTTCTTCGGCGTCGCGCCGCGCGATGCGCGCGGCCAGCACGAGAAGACCAATCCCTTCGTGCTGATCGGTGTCGCGCTGGTCGCGGTGCTGGTGTTCCTGGGCACGCTGGCATTCATCGTGCACCAGGTCGCCAAGCCGTAG